The sequence ATGGCCGCCGGCAGTCCAGCCGTGGCGGCAGCGGGGGCGCCTCACCCGCTCCCGCAACCCCCAGGCCAGGAGCCTCTCCCAGGGCAGCAGACCATGAGGCTGCGGTGCGACGCTGGTTGCAGCAGGTGTACGGGCCCATCGACCGTCTGCTGGGCCAGGTGATCAACCCGTTTCCAGCCCAGCTGCGGGCCCTGGCTGCTGACCCCTACGACGACCGCCTGATGGAGGCCTTCTGCTCCTTCCTGGAGCTGAGTCAGGCGCGCCTGGCCAAGGTCGAGAGCCTGTACCGCTCGCAGGCCGGCCCTCAGGTTCTGCAGGGCTTCTGCCTGGACCTCTACCACTGCCTCAGCCTGGTGAAGGACGCCCTGGTGGACCTGGAGCGCTACACGATGGGGTATGTGGATTCCTACCTGCGCGATGGCCGTGAACTGCTCCGCAAGGCCGGCGCACGTCGGCGCCAGCTGAAGCAGGACCGGCTGCAGCTGATGGCCTGAGATCAGCCTGGGAACGCCTCCAGGACGGCGAGGGGAAGCCACACATCCGGAACGGGACGATGCCAGCGCAGTTGGGCATAGTCCCCCTTCACCACCAGCACTTCGCCAGGCCCTTTGAGGATGTAGGCGGGGGGCTGGGGGGCACTGGCGGCGGCCTCGGCACTGCGGCCATAGGCCTCGCTGTTCACCCGCACCAGGCTGCCCTTCTTCAGGGGGGGCTGGGCGGTGGAGGGCGTGTCGGCCATGACGAGCCTGAGGGATCACAGCCAGGTTAAGGCCCCCCGGCGTAGAGCTTAGCCCTAGCCTCCTGAGGCGCTGAGGGAATCGAGCGGGTGCGTCTCCTGTTACTGGGTTGCTCCGGATTCGTGGGGCTGGAGTTGGTGCCCTACCTGCTGGAACTGGGTCACACGCTCACCCTGGTGAGTCGCCGCAGCGACCCCTTCCATGTCCTGGCCAGTGATCGGCTGTGCAGTCTGCAGCTCGATCCAGCCGACCCTGCCAGCTGGCAGAGCCCGGCCCTGCTTGAGGCCCTGGCCGGCGCCGAAGGCGTGGTGAATCTAGCTGGGGAGCCCATTGCCGAGAAGCGCTGGACTCCGGCCCATCGCAGCCTGCTGATGCGCAGCCGCAGCCGCACCACCGAGCTGCTGGTGCAGGCGATGGCAGCGCTGCAGGCGCCGCCGCGGGTGCTGGTGAATGCCTCCGCGGTGGGGTACTACGGCAGCAGCCTCGAGCAGCGCTTCACGGAGGAGAGCCCGGCCGGCAGCGATTACCTGGCCGAGATCTGCAGCCGTTGGGAGACGGCGGCGGCCCGCTGTCCGGACGCCTCTCGCCTGGTGATTCTGCGGATCGGCATCGTGCTCGGTGCCGATGGGGGTGCCCTGGCCAAGATGCTGCCCGTCTTCCGCATGGGCTTCGGCGGGCCCGTGGGCAGCGGCCGCCAGTGGATGAGCTGGATCCACCGCCACGACCTGTGTCGGCTGGTGGCCACCGCCCTGGAAGACGATCGCTGGCGGGGCACGTACAACGCCGTGGCGCCCCAGCCGGTGCGCATGGCGGCGTTCGCCTCCGCCCTGGGCAAGGTGCTGGGGCGCCCCAGCCTGCTGCCGGTGCCGGGGCCGATCCTCCAGCTGCTGCTGGGGGATGGGGCCCAGGTGGTGCTGGAGGGTCAGCAGGTGGCGCCCGAGCGGCTCCAGGTCGAGGGCTTCACCTTCCAGTACCCCGAGCTCGACGCTGCGCTTGCTGCTGCCACCAGCTCAGCACTCCACTGAGCACGGCGGCTCCCATCAGCAGTCCGATCGCCGGGGTGAACAGCGGCTCCCAGAGCCGCTGAAACAGCTCCAGGGGGGCTTCCACCTTCTGGCTGTGGCACAGCACCGCCACGCCGAACCACAGAGCGCCGCAGATCACCACGAACACATCCGCCACCAGCACGGTGTCCATCACCCCTTTGAGGCGTTGCAGAAGCGATCGCGCCTGCGCAGACGGCTGCGCTTTGGCGGTTCCCTTGGTTGAGGCAGTCCCGCGGGCTGCGGCGGGGCCTGCCTCAGCCCCTGGGCTGGACAGGCTCCTGGGTGGCTGATCTGACATCGACTGGGGGCAACAGCTCCATGATCGCTGCCGCCAGCCGTTCGGTGCCCCCCGGAGCGCCGATCCGCTCCTGGGCCGTGCGGGCCAGCCGGCCCCGCAGCTCCGGCCCCGTTGCCGGATCGGCCAGTTCGGCCATCAGGGCCCAGGCGAGGCGGGCTGTGGCCTCCAGGGTCATGCTCGTGCCGGGCTCGCCGCTGGCGCAATGCACCCCAGCCCCGAGCAGCCGCCGCTGGGCTTCTGCGAAACCGTCGGTGAACTGGGGGCCCTGCCCCACCAGCTGCAGCACCGGCTTGCCCAGCCCCACCGCCTGTTCGGTGGCCGTGCCCGCCATGGCCAGCACCAGATCGGCCCGGGCCAGGGCGGCCCCGGCCCCCGACCAGCTGAGTTCCAGCTCCAGACCGCCGCGCTCCAGGCGGTCGTGGGCCCGTGCGCGCCAGCCATGGGCGGCGGCCCGCTGCCGCACCGTGGCGGCATCGAGGGACTTCACCAGCACGGCCCGTAGCTGCAGGCTGCCCGGTTGGTGCAGGGCCTGGGGCAGCAGGGCCAGCAGGCGCAGCATCAGCTCCAGGTTCGCGCCGGCTTCAGGCATCCGGCTGCCCGGCAGCAGGGCCATGCAGAGCTGCCGTGGGGCGGTGGTCCTCGCCAGCGCGGGCTCGACGGCGGCATCGAGAAAGGGATTGCCCAGAAAGTCCACCGGCCGCCGCAGCTGCTGGCTGAGGTCGCTGGCGGTGAGCGCATCGCGGCTCCAGATCCGGCTGACACGGCGACGCCGCAGCAGCCAGCCGCAGGGCCAGGGAAGCCGCAGCTTTCCCTCGTAGTGACTGGAGTAGGCCACCAGGTACACGGCGCAGCGACAGCCGCCCAGCCAGGCCCCCAGCACCGCCACCAGGTCGCCGACGGCGACCACCAGCTGATAGCGGCCCCGCCGTCGCATCAGCCGCAGCAGGCTGGCCACCACGTGGGCCACCTGGCCACCGAGCAGCTCGCTGAGCTGGCCATGGAAGCTGGTGAAGCCCAGCCCCCCGGTGCGGAACTCCCGCGTGGGCCCCAGCACGGCGATGCCCCGCTGGCGGTAGGCGCTGCCATGCCCCACCAGGGGCAACGCCTCCACCGCCACGCCTCTGGCCATCAGGGCCGCTCCCACGAGGGCACCACTGAGATCTTCGCCATGGCCATTGCTCAGCAGCAGCACGCGAGCCACGGGCTTCAGGAGGCGAGGGGCGCGATCAACCGTTCAACCAGGCCTGCACCTTCAGCATGGCGGCCCAGCCGGGCTTGCGTTTGAGGCCGTCGGCCATCGACTCCTGCAGCTCGGCGGCAAGCTCCGGTGCCATGGCCATCAGCCGCTGCACCATGCCGATGTGCTCCCGCACCCCCTTGGTGCCGGTTTCGAGCATGGCCAGGCTCAGGTTGATGCGGGCCTGGGGATCCTGGGGGTTGAGCCGCACCGCCGTGCGGGCCGTGCGCAGGGCCGGCTCCGGCTGGTCGGTGAGCAGCTGCAGCCAGGCCAGGCAGGTGAATCCCGCCGACTGGCGGGGGGCCTGAGCGGTGATCGCCTCAAAGGCGTCGAGCAGTTCGGCCGGATCGGTGCCGGCGTTGTACCGGGCGATGGCGGCGTCGAACTGCGAGGTGGCTGGGCTGCTCTCGGCGGAACTGGCCGACATAGCTGCAGGGCAGGGTCACAGCTGTTCAGATTCCCATGCGGCAGGCCAGAGGCCCTGGCTCAGACCGCGAAGGAGCTGCCACAGCCGCAGGTCTGACTGGCGTTCGGGTTGGTGAAGTTGAAGCCGCCGCCGATCAGGGCGCTGGAGAAGTCGAGCTGCATGCCGTAGATGTACAGCAGGCTTTTGGGGTCGCAGACCACCTGGAAGCTGGGGGCTCCTGCGGGCTCGTAGGTGTAGATCTCGTCGTCGGGGCGGATGGCGTCGGGGCCGATGAAATCCATGGTGTAGCTCATGCCGCTGCAGCCGCCTGAGCGCACCCCCACCCGCAGCGCCCTGCCCTCGCCCTGCTGGCTGATCAGGCTGCCCAGCTGCTTCATGGCGGGCTCGGTGACCAGGATGCCCTTGCCGTCCCGGGCCGTGAAGGTGGCCACGGGGCTCGGCGCGGCCGGGCTCTGGGCAACGGGGCTGGCGGCGGTTTCGGTGCTCATCACTTCGGCCAGGGGCTACGGCCAACTCTATGGAACTGCACCCGCACCTGTCGGATCCATAGAGTCTCTGCCAGTACGACGGGAGCGTTGCCGGTGCAGGTCGCCATAGTGGGAGCGGGTCTGGCGGGTCTGGCGGCGGCGGTGGATCTCGTGGATGCCGGCCATCAGGTGGATCTCTACGAGGCCAGGCCCTTCATGGGCGGCAAGGTGGGCAGCTGGGTGGATGAGGGTGGCAACCACATCGAGATGGGGCTGCATGTGTTCTTTTTCAATTACGCCAACCTGTTCGCCCTGATGCGCAAGGTGGGGGCGATCGACAACCTCCTGCCCAAGCAGCACACCCACCTGTTCGTGAATGCCGGCGGCGATCTGCGCGAGCTGGATTTCCGCTTTGCCCTGGGAGCCCCCTTCAACGGTCTCAAGGCCTTCTTCACCACGCCCCAGCTCGACTGGATCGACAAACTGCGCAATGCCCTGGCCCTGGGCACGAGCCCGATCGTGCGCGGCCTCGTGGACTACGACGGGGCGATGGGGGTGATCCGCGATCTGGATCGCATCAGCTTCGAGCAGTGGTTTCTGGGCCATGGCGGCAGCCGCCGCAGCATCGAGCGCATGTGGAACCCGATTGCCTATGCCCTCGGGTTCATCGACTGCGAGGCGATCTCGGCGCGCTGCATGCTCACCATCTTCATGATGTTTGCCTCCAAGACGGAGGCCTCCAAGCTCAACCTGCTGAAGGGCTCACCCCACCGCTGGCTCACCGGCCCGATCCTCGACTACATCACCAGGCGCGGAGGACGCCTGCACCTCCGACACCGCGTCACCGAGCTGCACTACGAGGAGTCCCCCGACCCAGACGCACCTGGCTCCAGCGGGTCGCCAGTGATCCGGGTGAGCGGCCTCACCCTTGGGACACCCGAGGGCGAGCGGCGGGTTCAGGCTGACGCCTACCTGGCCGCCTGTGATGTGCCGGGCATTCAGCGCATGCTGCCCCAGCCCTGGCGCCGCTTTTCCCAGTTCGACAACATCTACAAGCTGGAGGCGGTGCCAGTGGCCACGGTGCAACTCCGCTACGACGGCTGGATCACCGAGCTCGGGGACAGCCCGGCGAACAACGACGCCCGCGCTGACCTCGACCATCCGGCGGGCCTCGACAATCTCCTCTACACGGCGGATGCGGATTTCAGTTGTTTCGCCGATCTGGCCCTCGCCAGCCCCGAGGACTACCGCAAGGAGGGGCTCGGCTCGCTGCTGCAGTGCGTGCTCACCCCCGGCGATCCCTGGATCCCCCGCAAGAGCGAGGACATCGTGGCCGCCACCGACGCCCAAGTGCGCCGCCTCTTCCCCTCAGCCCAGTCCTTGAATCTGGTGTGGAGCAATGTGGTGAAACTGGCCCAGTCGCTCTATCGCGAGGCGCCGGGCATGGAGCCCTATCGGCCCAGCCAGCGCACGCCCGTGGCCAATTTCTTCCTGGCGGGAAGCTACACCCGTCAGGACTACATCGATTCGATGGAAGGTGCCACGATGAGCGGCCGTCTTGCGGCGGCGGCGATCCTGGATCGCCCCGTCCAACTGGCTGCCCAGGGCTCCGGCCCCCTCCAGCCTCTCACCGCCTCCCCCCGGCGATGACCGACCTGGCGCCGAACCCGGTCGCCGCCCTCACCGCCCCACTCACGAGTAACCCGATGGGCCGTTGGCTCGAGCACAGCGTCACCACAGAGATCGCCG is a genomic window of Cyanobium sp. NS01 containing:
- a CDS encoding TIGR01777 family oxidoreductase, which translates into the protein MRLLLLGCSGFVGLELVPYLLELGHTLTLVSRRSDPFHVLASDRLCSLQLDPADPASWQSPALLEALAGAEGVVNLAGEPIAEKRWTPAHRSLLMRSRSRTTELLVQAMAALQAPPRVLVNASAVGYYGSSLEQRFTEESPAGSDYLAEICSRWETAAARCPDASRLVILRIGIVLGADGGALAKMLPVFRMGFGGPVGSGRQWMSWIHRHDLCRLVATALEDDRWRGTYNAVAPQPVRMAAFASALGKVLGRPSLLPVPGPILQLLLGDGAQVVLEGQQVAPERLQVEGFTFQYPELDAALAAATSSALH
- a CDS encoding lipid-A-disaccharide synthase-related protein, giving the protein MARVLLLSNGHGEDLSGALVGAALMARGVAVEALPLVGHGSAYRQRGIAVLGPTREFRTGGLGFTSFHGQLSELLGGQVAHVVASLLRLMRRRGRYQLVVAVGDLVAVLGAWLGGCRCAVYLVAYSSHYEGKLRLPWPCGWLLRRRRVSRIWSRDALTASDLSQQLRRPVDFLGNPFLDAAVEPALARTTAPRQLCMALLPGSRMPEAGANLELMLRLLALLPQALHQPGSLQLRAVLVKSLDAATVRQRAAAHGWRARAHDRLERGGLELELSWSGAGAALARADLVLAMAGTATEQAVGLGKPVLQLVGQGPQFTDGFAEAQRRLLGAGVHCASGEPGTSMTLEATARLAWALMAELADPATGPELRGRLARTAQERIGAPGGTERLAAAIMELLPPVDVRSATQEPVQPRG
- a CDS encoding M48 family metallopeptidase, with the protein product MSASSAESSPATSQFDAAIARYNAGTDPAELLDAFEAITAQAPRQSAGFTCLAWLQLLTDQPEPALRTARTAVRLNPQDPQARINLSLAMLETGTKGVREHIGMVQRLMAMAPELAAELQESMADGLKRKPGWAAMLKVQAWLNG
- the zds gene encoding 9,9'-di-cis-zeta-carotene desaturase, whose amino-acid sequence is MQVAIVGAGLAGLAAAVDLVDAGHQVDLYEARPFMGGKVGSWVDEGGNHIEMGLHVFFFNYANLFALMRKVGAIDNLLPKQHTHLFVNAGGDLRELDFRFALGAPFNGLKAFFTTPQLDWIDKLRNALALGTSPIVRGLVDYDGAMGVIRDLDRISFEQWFLGHGGSRRSIERMWNPIAYALGFIDCEAISARCMLTIFMMFASKTEASKLNLLKGSPHRWLTGPILDYITRRGGRLHLRHRVTELHYEESPDPDAPGSSGSPVIRVSGLTLGTPEGERRVQADAYLAACDVPGIQRMLPQPWRRFSQFDNIYKLEAVPVATVQLRYDGWITELGDSPANNDARADLDHPAGLDNLLYTADADFSCFADLALASPEDYRKEGLGSLLQCVLTPGDPWIPRKSEDIVAATDAQVRRLFPSAQSLNLVWSNVVKLAQSLYREAPGMEPYRPSQRTPVANFFLAGSYTRQDYIDSMEGATMSGRLAAAAILDRPVQLAAQGSGPLQPLTASPRR
- the ndhO gene encoding NAD(P)H-quinone oxidoreductase subunit O, encoding MADTPSTAQPPLKKGSLVRVNSEAYGRSAEAAASAPQPPAYILKGPGEVLVVKGDYAQLRWHRPVPDVWLPLAVLEAFPG
- a CDS encoding iron-sulfur cluster assembly accessory protein; protein product: MSTETAASPVAQSPAAPSPVATFTARDGKGILVTEPAMKQLGSLISQQGEGRALRVGVRSGGCSGMSYTMDFIGPDAIRPDDEIYTYEPAGAPSFQVVCDPKSLLYIYGMQLDFSSALIGGGFNFTNPNASQTCGCGSSFAV
- a CDS encoding J domain-containing protein, with the translated sequence MPQADPYAVLGVSPQASGAEIKAAYRALVKRYHPDAGGDATTILAINAAWEVLGDCERRRRHDRLHGRRQSSRGGSGGASPAPATPRPGASPRAADHEAAVRRWLQQVYGPIDRLLGQVINPFPAQLRALAADPYDDRLMEAFCSFLELSQARLAKVESLYRSQAGPQVLQGFCLDLYHCLSLVKDALVDLERYTMGYVDSYLRDGRELLRKAGARRRQLKQDRLQLMA